A part of Marinihelvus fidelis genomic DNA contains:
- the glyS gene encoding glycine--tRNA ligase subunit beta — MTESNTADLLVELGCEELPPKALATLARAFFDGVCAGLDDAGVGFDANASTYYFTPRRMALRLALVEARQPDRRVERRGPSVQAAFDTEGQPTRAATGFAASVGLEVDQLDRLATDKGEWLACTLDIPGEPLSALLFPILQQSLDKLPVPKPMRWSDHEFSFVRPVHWLVVLHGENVIDGELYGCAAGRLTRGHRIHSPGPHSVGSPADWLDILESAFVIGDHRVRRSRISESAQAVGQAQGGWTRVTDALLDEVCNLVEWPVAVVGRFEEDFLAVPPEALIASMESHQKFFPVLASEDGELTPAFVVMANLDSADPAEMVAGYERVVRPRLADARFFWEQDLKTPLGDRLEALDRIVFQEKLGSIGDKVRRIASVASKIASFSGSDAALAERAALLSKCDLVTQMVGEFPELQGIMGGHYARAEGEDPAVVDAVEAHYRPRYAGDDLPTGETARAVALADRLDTLVGIFATGMKPTGSKDPFALRRAALGVIRLLTEGELAIDLDELLAYSRDALLGQIEISDQQLAEVRGFILERLKHLWIEQGATTRQMNAVLAAPVTNLPDLRARLDAVIGFMAQPAAESLVAANKRIGNILKQAELSDYGDIDPDRFVLEEEGCLFDAVSSASSALPEQLASGGYAAVLTRLAELREPVDAYFDKVMVMDDDAGIRANRLAQLHALKTLFDGVADFAQAD; from the coding sequence ATGACCGAATCCAATACCGCGGACCTGCTGGTCGAACTGGGCTGCGAAGAGCTGCCGCCAAAGGCGCTGGCTACGCTGGCCCGGGCTTTTTTTGATGGTGTCTGCGCCGGCCTGGACGACGCCGGGGTTGGCTTCGATGCCAACGCCAGCACCTATTACTTCACGCCGCGGCGCATGGCCTTGCGGCTCGCTTTGGTCGAGGCGCGCCAGCCGGATCGCCGGGTCGAACGGCGCGGACCGTCGGTGCAGGCGGCCTTCGATACCGAGGGCCAACCGACACGGGCGGCCACGGGTTTCGCCGCCTCGGTAGGCCTGGAGGTCGACCAACTCGACCGTCTCGCCACGGACAAGGGTGAATGGCTGGCCTGCACGCTGGATATCCCGGGTGAGCCGCTGTCGGCGCTGCTGTTCCCGATTCTCCAGCAGTCGCTGGACAAGCTGCCGGTTCCCAAGCCCATGCGCTGGTCGGATCATGAGTTCAGTTTCGTACGGCCGGTTCACTGGCTGGTGGTGCTGCATGGTGAAAACGTGATCGATGGCGAACTGTACGGCTGCGCAGCTGGTCGCCTGACGCGCGGCCATCGCATCCATTCACCGGGGCCGCATTCGGTTGGGTCACCGGCGGACTGGCTGGATATACTCGAAAGCGCCTTCGTGATCGGTGATCACCGGGTGCGTCGTTCACGGATCAGTGAATCCGCGCAGGCCGTTGGCCAGGCGCAGGGTGGCTGGACCCGCGTGACCGACGCGCTGCTGGACGAGGTCTGCAACCTGGTCGAATGGCCGGTCGCCGTGGTCGGTCGCTTCGAGGAAGACTTCCTGGCGGTACCGCCCGAGGCCCTGATTGCCAGCATGGAGTCACACCAGAAATTCTTCCCGGTGCTGGCCAGCGAGGACGGTGAATTGACGCCCGCCTTCGTGGTTATGGCCAACCTGGACAGCGCAGATCCCGCGGAAATGGTCGCCGGCTATGAGCGGGTCGTTCGTCCTCGCCTGGCCGATGCACGCTTTTTCTGGGAGCAGGACCTGAAGACCCCATTGGGCGATCGCCTGGAGGCGCTCGATCGAATCGTGTTCCAGGAAAAACTCGGCTCGATTGGCGACAAAGTCAGACGGATCGCGTCAGTAGCCAGCAAGATCGCGTCATTTTCCGGTTCAGACGCAGCCCTGGCCGAGCGCGCCGCACTGCTGAGCAAATGTGATCTCGTCACCCAGATGGTCGGCGAGTTTCCGGAGCTCCAGGGCATCATGGGCGGCCACTACGCCCGCGCCGAAGGCGAAGACCCGGCGGTTGTCGATGCCGTAGAGGCGCATTACAGGCCCCGCTACGCCGGCGACGACCTCCCAACCGGTGAAACAGCCAGGGCCGTGGCGCTGGCGGACCGGCTCGATACCCTGGTGGGCATTTTCGCGACCGGCATGAAGCCGACTGGCAGCAAGGATCCCTTCGCACTCCGGCGCGCCGCGCTGGGCGTCATCCGGCTGCTGACCGAGGGTGAACTGGCCATCGACCTGGATGAACTGCTGGCATACAGCCGCGACGCCCTGCTGGGGCAGATCGAGATATCCGACCAGCAGCTGGCGGAAGTCCGCGGTTTTATCCTCGAACGCCTGAAGCACCTGTGGATCGAGCAGGGCGCGACGACACGGCAGATGAACGCGGTACTGGCGGCGCCGGTGACGAACTTGCCTGACCTGCGCGCCCGCCTGGACGCGGTCATCGGTTTCATGGCGCAGCCTGCAGCCGAAAGCCTGGTCGCCGCCAATAAACGCATTGGAAACATCCTGAAGCAGGCCGAATTGTCGGATTATGGCGATATCGACCCCGATCGATTCGTTTTGGAAGAAGAAGGGTGCCTTTTCGACGCCGTATCTTCCGCATCCTCTGCCTTGCCTGAACAGCTGGCGAGCGGCGGTTATGCCGCCGTGCTGACCCGGTTGGCCGAGCTGCGTGAGCCCGTCGATGCCTATTTCGACAAGGTCATGGTGATGGATGACGATGCCGGGATCCGTGCCAACCGCCTCGCCCAGCTTCACGCTTTGAAGACGCTGTTTGACGGCGTTGCGGACTTCGCCCAGGCCGACTGA
- the glyQ gene encoding glycine--tRNA ligase subunit alpha, producing the protein MTFQDFISRLIGYWADQGCVHIQPLDLEVGAGTFHPATFLRAIGPEPWRSVYVQPSRRPTDGRYGENPNRLQHYYQVQVVMKPSPDDIQELYLGSLDAIGIDPKVHDIRFVEDNWESPTLGAWGLGWEVWLNGMEVTQFTYFQQVGGLECKPVMGEITYGSERLAMYLQGVDNVYDLVWTESGGRKVTYGEVFHQNEVEQSRYNFEEADVPALFKWFDTCESEARRLVELGLPLPAYEQVLKASHTFNLLDARKAISVTERQRYILRVRDVARRVAKAYYESREALGFPGLEGAK; encoded by the coding sequence ATGACATTCCAGGACTTCATTTCCCGCCTGATCGGCTATTGGGCGGACCAGGGCTGTGTCCACATCCAGCCACTGGATCTCGAGGTGGGGGCAGGGACCTTTCACCCCGCCACCTTCCTTCGCGCCATCGGTCCCGAGCCGTGGCGCTCGGTCTACGTCCAGCCGTCCCGACGGCCCACGGACGGCCGCTACGGTGAGAACCCCAACCGCCTGCAGCACTACTACCAGGTGCAGGTGGTGATGAAACCCTCCCCGGATGACATCCAGGAGCTTTACCTGGGTTCGCTGGACGCCATCGGCATCGACCCGAAGGTTCACGATATCCGCTTCGTCGAAGACAACTGGGAATCTCCTACGCTGGGGGCCTGGGGCCTGGGCTGGGAAGTCTGGCTGAACGGCATGGAGGTCACGCAGTTCACGTACTTCCAGCAGGTCGGCGGGCTGGAGTGCAAACCGGTCATGGGTGAAATCACCTATGGCTCGGAGCGCCTGGCCATGTACCTGCAGGGCGTCGACAACGTCTACGACCTGGTCTGGACCGAAAGTGGCGGCCGCAAGGTCACCTACGGCGAGGTGTTTCACCAGAACGAGGTCGAGCAGTCGCGCTACAACTTCGAAGAGGCCGATGTGCCGGCCCTGTTCAAGTGGTTCGACACCTGCGAATCCGAGGCTCGCCGCCTGGTCGAGCTGGGCCTGCCGCTACCGGCTTACGAGCAGGTGCTGAAGGCATCGCATACCTTCAACCTGCTGGACGCGCGCAAGGCCATCTCGGTGACCGAACGCCAACGCTACATCCTGCGTGTGCGCGATGTGGCCCGTCGGGTGGCCAAGGCCTATTACGAAAGCCGCGAGGCCCTTGGGTTCCCGGGCCTGGAGGGCGCAAAGTGA
- a CDS encoding NfeD family protein has product MGDWLDPVVFWHWWILAGVLLIIELTMPAFFFLWLGIAAAATGLIVLVFPGISLETQLVMFAILSLAAVVAWRKYRETHPPSSDQPNLNRRGHQYVGRTFTLEAPIVNGVGKVTVDDSTWRVKGPDLPAGATVRVDDVDGVVFIVSTPG; this is encoded by the coding sequence ATGGGCGACTGGCTTGACCCCGTGGTGTTCTGGCACTGGTGGATCCTGGCCGGTGTGCTGCTAATCATCGAACTGACCATGCCGGCGTTCTTTTTCCTGTGGCTGGGTATCGCCGCGGCGGCCACCGGGCTGATCGTGCTGGTGTTCCCGGGCATTTCACTGGAGACCCAGTTGGTGATGTTCGCGATCCTGTCGCTGGCGGCGGTCGTGGCCTGGCGCAAGTATCGCGAGACCCACCCGCCATCCAGCGACCAGCCCAACCTGAACCGCCGTGGCCACCAGTACGTGGGTCGCACGTTTACGCTGGAAGCCCCCATCGTCAACGGCGTGGGCAAGGTCACCGTGGATGATTCCACCTGGCGCGTGAAGGGCCCAGACCTGCCGGCCGGAGCCACGGTCCGGGTGGATGACGTCGACGGCGTGGTGTTTATCGTCTCGACGCCGGGCTGA
- a CDS encoding SPFH domain-containing protein yields the protein MSSSFIWAVVIVFLVFVIIRKAVVIVRQGYEYTLERFGKYSRTLNPGFSLIVPFINRIGHKVNMMERVLDVPSQEVISKDNAMMTVDGVVFFQVLDAAKAAYEVFRLEHAILNLTMTNIRTVLGSLDLDEALSRRDDINARLLAVVDEATTPWGVKVTRIEIKDISPPMDLVDAMARQMKAEREKRATVLEAEGHRQSEILRAEGEKQAAILDADGRKEAAYRDADARERLAEAEANATKMVSEAIASGDIQAINYFVAQKYVEALKDFAISPNQKTLLLPMETTGVLGSLAGITEVAKAAFNDKPSGGARGGS from the coding sequence ATGAGCAGCAGTTTTATCTGGGCCGTGGTCATTGTTTTCCTGGTGTTCGTCATCATCCGCAAGGCGGTGGTCATCGTTCGCCAGGGCTACGAGTACACGCTGGAGCGTTTCGGCAAGTACAGCCGCACGCTGAATCCCGGGTTTTCGTTGATCGTGCCGTTCATCAACCGCATCGGCCACAAGGTCAACATGATGGAGCGCGTGCTGGACGTGCCCTCCCAGGAAGTGATTTCCAAGGACAACGCCATGATGACGGTCGATGGCGTGGTGTTCTTCCAGGTGCTCGATGCGGCCAAGGCGGCCTACGAGGTGTTCCGCCTGGAGCACGCCATCCTGAACCTGACGATGACCAATATCCGTACCGTGCTGGGTTCTCTGGACCTGGACGAAGCGCTGTCACGGCGTGATGACATCAACGCGCGCCTGCTGGCCGTGGTCGACGAGGCCACGACCCCCTGGGGCGTGAAGGTCACGCGTATCGAGATCAAGGACATCAGCCCGCCGATGGACCTGGTCGACGCCATGGCCCGGCAGATGAAGGCCGAGCGCGAGAAGCGCGCCACGGTGCTGGAGGCCGAGGGCCACCGCCAGTCCGAGATCCTGCGCGCCGAGGGCGAGAAGCAGGCCGCGATCCTGGACGCCGACGGCCGCAAGGAGGCCGCCTACCGCGACGCCGACGCCCGCGAACGCCTGGCCGAGGCCGAGGCCAACGCCACGAAGATGGTCTCCGAGGCCATTGCCAGCGGTGATATCCAGGCGATCAACTACTTCGTCGCACAGAAGTACGTCGAAGCGCTGAAAGACTTCGCAATCAGCCCGAACCAGAAGACGCTGCTGCTGCCGATGGAAACCACCGGCGTGCTGGGCTCACTGGCCGGCATCACCGAGGTCGCCAAGGCGGCGTTCAACGACAAGCCTTCGGGCGGCGCTCGCGGAGGGTCCTGA
- the cmoA gene encoding carboxy-S-adenosyl-L-methionine synthase CmoA: MSEKDTLFQRQPAGSGSFRFDERVVEVFPDMIDRSVPGYSLIVPMIGQLSRRFAQPGTVIHDLGASLGAVTFVMRQALAGRDVRIVATDTSAAMVERFRALLDQDAADDRAVPVDVVHGDIRETAFENVSMAVLNFTLQFVPVEERGGLLARIAAGMNPGGALVLSEKLRFEDDAEQARQTDWHHDYKRLNGYSELEIARKRAALERVLLPETRAEHEARLFDAGFSRVTRWFQCFGFCSFLAEK, from the coding sequence ATGAGCGAAAAAGACACCCTGTTCCAGCGCCAGCCGGCCGGCAGCGGCTCGTTCCGGTTCGATGAACGCGTGGTCGAGGTCTTCCCCGACATGATCGACCGCTCGGTGCCCGGCTATTCGCTGATCGTGCCGATGATCGGGCAGCTCAGCCGCCGCTTCGCCCAGCCGGGTACGGTGATTCACGACCTGGGTGCGTCCCTGGGTGCGGTGACCTTCGTCATGCGCCAGGCCCTGGCCGGGCGCGACGTGCGCATCGTCGCCACCGACACCTCGGCGGCGATGGTGGAACGATTCAGGGCCCTGCTGGACCAGGACGCTGCCGATGACCGGGCCGTGCCCGTCGACGTCGTTCATGGGGATATCCGCGAGACCGCGTTCGAAAACGTCTCCATGGCGGTGCTGAACTTCACGTTGCAGTTCGTGCCGGTCGAGGAGCGTGGTGGACTGCTTGCTCGCATCGCCGCCGGCATGAACCCCGGTGGCGCGCTGGTGCTGTCGGAAAAGCTTCGCTTCGAAGACGACGCCGAGCAGGCCCGGCAGACGGACTGGCATCACGACTACAAGCGACTGAACGGCTATTCGGAACTGGAAATCGCCCGCAAGCGCGCCGCACTGGAGCGGGTGCTGTTGCCCGAAACCCGTGCGGAGCACGAGGCGCGCCTGTTTGACGCCGGTTTCAGCCGCGTGACGCGCTGGTTCCAGTGCTTCGGCTTCTGCAGCTTCCTGGCAGAAAAGTGA
- the cmoB gene encoding tRNA 5-methoxyuridine(34)/uridine 5-oxyacetic acid(34) synthase CmoB, with amino-acid sequence MSDVYAALAPALAGSTVTGAASLSALAEHELATLGHGDLPRWQQALAALPAVVTRSELDHGAPRLGAPADDPGALRDTLMRLHPWRKGPLCLGGVEIDTEWRSDFKWDRVAPHLDLDGHTVLDVGCGNGYFGWRMLGAGAKCVVGIDPTPLFVMQWRAQAHFAGNLPNFVLPLKDTQLPCDLAGFDTVCSMGVLYHRRDPADHLARLMACLRPGGTLLLETLVLDQPGEAVMVPEGRYARMRNVWGVPTPGNLAGQLEQAGFIDVECVDLARTTVAEQRSTDWMRFESLPECLDPDDPSLTVEGHPAPVRAVMRAKREQGERAAVGRRQPGRAEQTTKND; translated from the coding sequence GTGAGCGACGTCTACGCGGCACTGGCGCCCGCGCTGGCGGGCAGTACGGTCACGGGCGCGGCGAGCCTGTCAGCGCTGGCCGAGCACGAACTGGCGACGCTGGGGCACGGCGACCTGCCCCGCTGGCAGCAGGCCCTGGCGGCACTGCCCGCGGTAGTAACCCGGTCAGAACTGGACCATGGTGCCCCACGCCTGGGCGCACCGGCCGACGACCCGGGAGCCCTGCGCGACACGCTGATGCGCCTGCACCCCTGGCGCAAGGGCCCGTTGTGCCTGGGTGGCGTCGAGATCGATACCGAGTGGCGTTCGGACTTCAAGTGGGACCGCGTGGCACCGCACCTGGACCTCGACGGCCATACCGTGCTCGACGTCGGTTGCGGCAACGGCTATTTCGGCTGGCGCATGCTGGGCGCGGGCGCGAAATGCGTGGTCGGTATCGACCCGACACCGCTGTTCGTCATGCAGTGGCGGGCGCAGGCGCATTTTGCCGGGAACCTTCCGAACTTTGTGTTGCCTCTGAAAGATACGCAGTTGCCCTGCGACCTGGCGGGATTCGATACCGTCTGTTCCATGGGGGTGCTGTACCATCGCCGTGACCCGGCCGATCACCTGGCCCGGTTGATGGCCTGCCTGCGCCCCGGTGGCACGTTGCTGCTGGAGACGCTGGTGCTGGACCAGCCCGGTGAAGCGGTGATGGTGCCGGAGGGGCGATACGCGCGCATGCGCAATGTCTGGGGGGTGCCGACACCGGGAAACCTGGCCGGGCAACTCGAACAGGCCGGGTTCATTGACGTCGAGTGCGTCGACCTGGCCCGGACCACGGTGGCGGAGCAGCGCAGCACGGACTGGATGCGGTTCGAATCGCTTCCGGAGTGCCTGGACCCGGACGACCCGTCACTGACGGTCGAGGGTCACCCGGCGCCGGTCCGCGCGGTGATGCGGGCAAAAAGGGAACAGGGAGAACGCGCGGCTGTGGGCCGGAGGCAACCGGGCCGCGCAGAACAGACGACAAAGAATGATTGA
- a CDS encoding ABC transporter ATP-binding protein, giving the protein MIELKQLRRVYHVGGQTINALDGVDLDIGEGEFVSIMGRSGSGKSTLLNMLGCMDRPDDGIYRLDDKAVSEMNDDELSAFRNEYIGFIFQSFHLLPRLTTLENVLLPRRYHQDGARPQDDERARALLDRVDLGSRLDHKPNELSGGQRQRVAIARALINQPRLLLADEPTGNLDSRTSDAIMDLLQELNRDGQTIVMVTHEPEIADFAQRQVMMMDGNIISETGNGATGMREAGHA; this is encoded by the coding sequence ATGATTGAATTGAAACAGTTGCGCCGCGTCTACCATGTCGGCGGCCAGACCATTAATGCGCTGGATGGCGTCGACCTGGATATCGGCGAGGGCGAGTTCGTGTCCATCATGGGCCGCTCGGGTTCCGGTAAATCCACGCTGCTGAACATGCTGGGCTGCATGGACCGCCCCGACGACGGCATCTATCGCCTGGATGACAAGGCCGTCAGCGAGATGAATGACGACGAGCTGTCAGCCTTCCGCAACGAGTACATTGGCTTCATCTTCCAGAGTTTTCACCTGTTGCCGCGCCTGACCACGCTGGAAAATGTGCTGCTTCCGCGTCGCTATCACCAGGACGGCGCCCGGCCGCAGGATGACGAACGCGCCCGCGCCCTGCTCGACCGCGTCGACCTGGGCAGCCGCCTGGATCACAAGCCCAATGAGCTGTCCGGCGGCCAGCGCCAGCGCGTCGCCATCGCCCGGGCCCTGATCAACCAGCCGCGGCTGCTGTTGGCGGATGAGCCCACCGGTAACCTGGACAGCCGCACTTCGGACGCCATCATGGACCTGCTGCAGGAGCTCAACCGCGACGGCCAGACCATTGTCATGGTGACCCACGAACCTGAAATCGCCGACTTCGCCCAGCGCCAGGTGATGATGATGGACGGCAATATCATCAGTGAAACCGGCAACGGCGCGACCGGAATGCGCGAGGCTGGCCATGCGTAG
- a CDS encoding HlyD family secretion protein translates to MRRAAILGLVASLAMPAAFAGEAPPPMLTGEVYSRQAQAVIVPMTTNWRASISTMAPEGSQVQAGDIVVEFDGTEAARQLETQEETARTEQAMTEREIAQLEKSLAQARFQFEQAQVTLDLATLKAEIPEGVLGAIEYAENQLAFEEATKALENARQAFADARKSLDDRVKQAELDERKLLVQAEWWTQMLESFQVRANQSGYVIYGIHPWTRTKFQEGDQVQTSFHVAQVADTADLAVKVWINGVDRPRVAAGDTVTIRLDALPDRAFQGRIESVSESSSNRQEWGWADYFEAEVVFDDKGVDDLLPGMSALVEVL, encoded by the coding sequence ATGCGTAGAGCTGCCATCCTTGGATTGGTGGCCAGCCTGGCCATGCCCGCCGCCTTTGCCGGCGAAGCGCCACCGCCCATGCTCACCGGCGAGGTTTATTCCCGCCAGGCCCAGGCCGTGATCGTGCCCATGACCACCAACTGGCGCGCCAGCATCAGCACCATGGCGCCCGAGGGCAGCCAGGTGCAAGCCGGCGATATCGTGGTCGAGTTCGACGGCACCGAGGCGGCCCGCCAGCTGGAGACCCAGGAAGAGACCGCGCGCACCGAGCAGGCCATGACGGAACGCGAAATCGCCCAGCTGGAGAAGTCCCTGGCCCAGGCGCGGTTCCAGTTTGAGCAGGCGCAGGTCACGCTGGACCTGGCCACCCTGAAGGCCGAAATCCCCGAGGGCGTGCTGGGCGCCATCGAGTACGCCGAGAACCAGCTGGCCTTCGAGGAAGCCACGAAAGCCCTTGAAAACGCCCGCCAGGCCTTCGCCGACGCGCGCAAGAGCCTGGATGACCGGGTCAAACAGGCCGAACTGGACGAGCGCAAGCTGCTGGTGCAGGCCGAGTGGTGGACCCAGATGCTGGAGAGTTTCCAGGTCCGCGCCAACCAGTCCGGTTACGTGATTTACGGGATTCATCCGTGGACGCGGACCAAGTTCCAGGAAGGCGACCAGGTGCAGACCAGTTTCCACGTGGCCCAGGTGGCCGATACGGCCGACCTGGCGGTCAAGGTGTGGATCAACGGCGTCGACCGGCCCCGCGTTGCCGCCGGCGACACCGTGACCATCCGCCTGGACGCGTTGCCTGACAGGGCGTTCCAGGGTCGTATCGAATCCGTGTCCGAGAGCAGCTCCAATCGCCAGGAGTGGGGCTGGGCGGATTATTTCGAGGCGGAAGTGGTGTTCGACGACAAGGGTGTGGACGACCTGTTGCCGGGTATGAGCGCGCTGGTGGAGGTGCTTTGA